Proteins encoded together in one Catellatospora citrea window:
- a CDS encoding DUF6912 family protein: MANDLVRVYVPATVPLVAALRDADELPGATAHAVTPALREWYAEGDEEELEYVAFMRAAQDALRLLRDDPAAPRRRVVVSADVPASQVTVENRDLGTSTVRLNGVLRRAAIAAFHVDEPEAEPVVAEAAEVVERAAGGDPDAQFTVDSAEDLDLLWYAPEELDELLR, translated from the coding sequence GTGGCGAACGATCTCGTGAGGGTGTACGTACCGGCGACGGTGCCGCTGGTCGCGGCGCTGCGCGACGCCGACGAGCTGCCCGGCGCGACCGCGCACGCGGTGACCCCGGCCCTGCGCGAGTGGTACGCGGAGGGCGACGAGGAGGAGCTGGAGTACGTCGCCTTCATGCGGGCCGCCCAGGACGCGCTGCGCCTGCTGCGTGACGACCCGGCCGCGCCCCGGCGGCGCGTGGTCGTCTCCGCCGACGTGCCCGCGAGCCAGGTGACCGTCGAGAACCGTGACCTGGGCACCAGCACGGTGCGGCTGAACGGCGTGCTGCGCCGCGCCGCGATCGCCGCCTTCCACGTGGACGAGCCCGAGGCGGAGCCGGTGGTGGCGGAGGCCGCCGAGGTGGTCGAGCGGGCCGCCGGCGGCGACCCGGACGCGCAGTTCACCGTCGACTCGGCCGAGGATCTGGACCTGCTGTGGTACGCACCGGAGGAGCTCGACGAGCTCCTCCGGTGA
- a CDS encoding helix-turn-helix transcriptional regulator: protein MTQPLPRFLTLEQVAEELSTSTAQIYALVRRGELPAIRLGGRGQWRVERARLEEFIAQLYDEAQQYVKDNPLSGGED, encoded by the coding sequence ATGACCCAGCCGTTGCCCCGCTTCCTCACCCTGGAGCAGGTCGCCGAGGAGCTCAGCACCTCCACGGCGCAGATCTACGCGCTGGTCCGGCGGGGCGAGCTGCCCGCCATCCGGCTGGGCGGCCGGGGCCAGTGGCGGGTGGAGCGGGCCCGGCTGGAGGAGTTCATCGCCCAGCTCTACGACGAGGCCCAGCAGTACGTGAAGGACAACCCGCTGTCCGGTGGTGAGGACTGA
- a CDS encoding Rv3235 family protein yields MTALAVAAGSVRIHRAPPLDPPFDDELRPTTYRPVRPEPREIIPPEAVAGASPECHTAALRFLNLCLELFNGFRSPGQLRPLLRVTEANDVLDELARGLRRLAALRQAVPAGTPRRPVRRRQLRTCEPRPGVAEVAAVLSDGRSTWSLAYRLERDTTNWRCTALLVLL; encoded by the coding sequence ATGACGGCGCTCGCCGTTGCTGCCGGATCCGTCCGCATCCATCGCGCGCCCCCGCTCGACCCGCCGTTCGACGACGAGCTGCGCCCCACCACCTACCGGCCGGTCCGGCCCGAGCCCCGCGAGATCATCCCGCCGGAGGCCGTCGCCGGGGCCTCGCCCGAGTGCCACACCGCGGCCCTGCGCTTCCTCAACCTGTGCCTGGAGCTGTTCAACGGCTTCCGCTCCCCCGGTCAGCTGCGCCCGCTGCTGCGCGTCACCGAGGCCAACGACGTGCTCGACGAGCTGGCCCGCGGCCTGCGCCGGCTGGCGGCACTGCGCCAAGCCGTGCCGGCGGGCACCCCACGCCGTCCCGTCCGCCGCCGCCAGCTGCGCACCTGCGAGCCCCGCCCGGGGGTGGCCGAGGTCGCCGCGGTGCTCAGCGACGGCCGCAGCACCTGGTCGCTGGCATACCGGCTGGAACGCGACACCACGAACTGGCGCTGCACCGCCCTGCTGGTGCTGCTCTGA
- the secA gene encoding preprotein translocase subunit SecA produces MSIFEKILRAGEGRMLRRLKAIADAVNSIEENYVDLSDAELRALTDQYRERLADGETLDDLLPEAFATVREAAKRVLHKRHYDVQIMGGAALHFGNIAEMKTGEGKTLVSTLPAYLNALAGKGVHVITVNDYLAQRDAEWMGRVHRFLGLTVGTVLPNRPSDEHRAAYDCDITYGTNNEFGFDYLRDNMAWSAADMVQRGHGFAIVDEVDSILIDEARTPLIISGPAEQSQRWYGEFAAVVARLERGKDGSGDYEVDESKRTIAVTERGVSRVEDRLGIDNLYESVNTPLVGYLNNAIKAKELFKRDKDYIVSEGEVLIVDEFTGRILHGRRYNEGMHQAIEAKEGVEIKQENQTLATVTLQNYFRMYEKLSGMTGTAQTEAGEFNKVYNVGVVTIPTHRPMVRQDKSDVIYKTEKAKFQAVVEDIAERHATGQPVLVGTVSVENSEILSQLLRRKGIPHAVLNAKYHAREAEIIAQAGRKGGVTVATNMAGRGTDILLGGNPEFLAAAELRQRGLTEEEHGDDYYKALEEILPTWEEACAAEAEEVTDAGGLYVLGTERHESRRIDNQLRGRAGRQGDPGESRFYLSLQDDLMRRFRSGAVEAVMDRFNIPDDVPIESKMVTRQIRGAQTQIEAQNAEIRKNVLKYDEVMNKQRQVVYAERKRVLDGEDLHDQIDTMIDDVVAAYVTGGTVGTGKEYAEDWDLDQLWTNLKQLYPVTITIEELEEEAGAERTTFDHEFLVQRMKQDAHDAYDRREEQLGPEAMRELERQVLLAVIDRKWREHLYEMDYLQEGVGLRAYAQRDPLVEYQREGFDMFAQMMEGIKEEAVGFLFNLEVQVEQAPPAPAAAGVPLPDGESHVEVRAKGLGQRQQPQRVQYTSPTIDGAAGAGAPQVQQAPALGIGNAGGDGGRKPSPRSAGRGAVAAPASRNSPCPCGSGKKYKRCHGAA; encoded by the coding sequence GTGTCGATTTTCGAGAAGATCCTCCGTGCCGGTGAGGGGCGGATGCTCCGTCGGCTCAAGGCCATCGCCGACGCCGTCAACTCCATCGAGGAGAACTACGTCGACCTCAGCGATGCCGAGCTGCGGGCGCTGACTGACCAGTACCGGGAGCGCCTCGCCGACGGGGAGACCCTGGACGACCTGCTCCCCGAGGCGTTCGCCACGGTGCGCGAGGCCGCCAAGCGGGTGCTGCACAAGCGGCACTACGACGTGCAGATCATGGGCGGCGCGGCGCTGCACTTCGGCAACATCGCCGAGATGAAGACCGGTGAGGGCAAGACCCTCGTGTCCACCCTGCCGGCCTACCTCAACGCGCTGGCCGGCAAGGGCGTGCACGTCATCACGGTCAACGACTACCTGGCCCAGCGCGACGCCGAGTGGATGGGGCGGGTGCACCGCTTCCTCGGCCTGACCGTCGGGACGGTGCTGCCCAACCGCCCGTCCGACGAGCACCGCGCGGCCTACGACTGCGACATCACCTACGGCACGAACAACGAGTTCGGCTTCGACTACCTGCGCGACAACATGGCCTGGTCGGCCGCGGACATGGTGCAGCGGGGCCACGGCTTCGCGATCGTCGACGAGGTCGACTCGATCCTCATCGACGAGGCCCGTACGCCGCTGATCATCTCCGGCCCGGCCGAGCAGTCGCAGCGGTGGTACGGCGAGTTCGCCGCGGTGGTGGCCCGGCTGGAGCGGGGCAAGGACGGCTCGGGCGACTACGAGGTCGACGAGTCCAAGCGCACCATCGCGGTGACCGAGCGGGGCGTCTCCCGGGTCGAGGACCGGCTGGGCATCGACAACCTCTACGAGTCGGTGAACACCCCGCTGGTCGGCTACCTGAACAACGCCATCAAGGCCAAGGAGCTGTTCAAGCGCGACAAGGACTACATCGTCTCCGAGGGCGAGGTCCTGATCGTCGACGAGTTCACCGGTCGCATCCTGCACGGCCGCCGCTACAACGAGGGCATGCACCAGGCGATCGAGGCCAAGGAAGGCGTCGAGATCAAGCAGGAGAACCAGACCCTCGCGACGGTCACCCTGCAGAACTACTTCCGCATGTACGAGAAGCTCTCCGGCATGACCGGCACGGCGCAGACCGAGGCGGGCGAGTTCAACAAGGTCTACAACGTCGGCGTGGTGACCATCCCGACGCACCGCCCGATGGTCCGCCAGGACAAGTCGGACGTCATCTACAAGACCGAGAAGGCGAAGTTCCAGGCGGTCGTCGAGGACATCGCCGAGCGCCACGCCACCGGCCAGCCCGTGCTGGTCGGCACGGTCTCCGTGGAGAACTCCGAGATCCTGTCGCAGCTGCTGCGCCGCAAGGGCATCCCGCACGCGGTCCTCAACGCGAAGTACCACGCCCGCGAGGCGGAGATCATCGCGCAGGCGGGCCGCAAGGGCGGCGTCACGGTGGCCACCAACATGGCCGGTCGTGGCACGGACATCCTGCTCGGCGGCAACCCCGAGTTCCTCGCCGCGGCGGAGCTGCGTCAGCGCGGGCTCACCGAGGAGGAGCACGGCGACGACTATTACAAGGCGCTCGAGGAGATCCTGCCCACCTGGGAGGAGGCCTGCGCGGCCGAGGCCGAGGAGGTCACCGACGCCGGCGGCCTCTACGTGCTGGGCACCGAGCGGCACGAGTCGCGCCGGATCGACAACCAGCTGCGCGGTCGCGCCGGCCGCCAGGGCGACCCGGGCGAGTCCCGGTTCTACCTGTCGCTGCAGGACGACCTGATGCGGCGCTTCCGCTCCGGCGCGGTCGAGGCGGTCATGGACCGCTTCAACATCCCGGACGACGTGCCGATCGAGTCGAAGATGGTGACCCGTCAGATCCGTGGCGCGCAGACGCAGATCGAGGCCCAGAACGCCGAGATCCGCAAGAACGTGCTCAAGTACGACGAGGTCATGAACAAGCAGCGCCAGGTGGTCTACGCCGAGCGCAAGCGCGTGCTCGACGGCGAGGATCTGCACGACCAGATCGACACCATGATCGACGATGTGGTCGCGGCGTATGTCACCGGCGGCACCGTCGGCACCGGCAAGGAGTACGCCGAGGACTGGGATCTCGACCAGCTGTGGACCAACCTCAAGCAGCTCTACCCGGTCACCATCACGATCGAGGAGCTGGAGGAGGAGGCGGGCGCCGAGCGCACCACCTTCGACCACGAGTTCCTCGTCCAGCGGATGAAGCAGGACGCGCACGACGCGTACGACCGCCGCGAGGAGCAGCTCGGGCCGGAGGCGATGCGCGAGCTGGAGCGTCAGGTGCTGCTGGCCGTCATCGACCGCAAGTGGCGCGAGCACCTCTACGAGATGGACTACCTCCAGGAGGGCGTCGGTCTGCGCGCCTACGCGCAGCGCGACCCCCTGGTCGAGTACCAGCGCGAGGGTTTCGACATGTTCGCCCAGATGATGGAGGGCATCAAGGAGGAGGCCGTCGGCTTCCTGTTCAACCTTGAGGTCCAGGTCGAGCAGGCGCCGCCCGCGCCGGCGGCAGCAGGCGTGCCGCTGCCCGACGGCGAGTCGCACGTCGAGGTCCGGGCCAAGGGGCTGGGCCAGCGCCAGCAGCCGCAGCGGGTGCAGTACACCTCGCCGACGATCGACGGCGCCGCGGGCGCGGGCGCACCGCAGGTGCAGCAGGCTCCGGCGCTGGGCATCGGCAACGCCGGCGGCGACGGGGGCCGCAAGCCGTCCCCGCGCAGCGCCGGTCGTGGCGCGGTCGCCGCTCCGGCCTCCCGCAACAGCCCCTGCCCCTGCGGCTCGGGCAAGAAGTACAAGCGCTGCCACGGCGCCGCCTGA
- a CDS encoding GNAT family N-acetyltransferase — protein sequence MTDPYDNPQPVLHTVTDRGAPLTLRPARLGDAPGVLVACTDPETLRWTTVPLDYDHEKAVGFVTGYAPGWWERRQGAAFVLADADDAYVGQIDLRVSGDPQVADVGFLTAPHARGHGYMSAALRAVAEWGIRELGLARVEWKAHVGNDGSRRVAERAGFTYEGVQRNGCAHRGERRDAWTAALVREDLDSGEEKA from the coding sequence ATGACCGACCCGTACGACAACCCCCAACCGGTCCTGCACACCGTCACGGACCGGGGCGCCCCGCTCACCTTGCGCCCGGCCCGGCTCGGCGACGCGCCCGGCGTCCTGGTCGCCTGCACCGACCCGGAGACCCTGCGCTGGACCACCGTGCCCCTCGACTACGACCACGAGAAGGCGGTCGGCTTCGTGACCGGCTACGCCCCCGGCTGGTGGGAGCGCAGGCAGGGCGCGGCGTTCGTGCTCGCCGACGCCGACGACGCCTACGTCGGCCAGATCGACCTGCGCGTCTCCGGCGATCCGCAGGTCGCCGACGTCGGCTTCCTCACCGCGCCGCACGCCCGCGGCCACGGCTACATGAGCGCCGCGCTGCGCGCCGTCGCCGAGTGGGGCATCCGCGAACTGGGCCTGGCCCGCGTGGAGTGGAAGGCGCACGTCGGCAACGACGGCTCGCGACGGGTCGCCGAGCGGGCGGGCTTCACCTACGAGGGCGTACAGCGCAACGGCTGCGCCCACCGCGGCGAGCGCCGCGACGCCTGGACCGCGGCCCTGGTGCGGGAGGACCTGGACAGCGGCGAGGAGAAGGCGTGA
- a CDS encoding GNAT family N-acetyltransferase: protein MTGSRAPFTLDGGTVRLRPWRLRDAEQLRAACDDPVTAHFMAQMPTPYTMEHARWWITEGSPESWQTGGASWAVVDPATDEVLGGAGLSHLQQDRRQAELGYWVAPWARRRGVATAATRAIAGWAFGTLGMIRMELFTAPDNAASQRVALAAGFTREGVRRGASTRRDGSHGDYVAFVRLASDPAGPVPPGLPDFPGGELTDGRVRLRRIAAADAEDYFALAQLPEVARSNVGGPTTLDGVRERCACAEADWLAGNRATCVVLDAESGAFAGEIGLYYQERFLQQAILGYALRPEFRGRGFATSAARLLSDWATEQAGVVRVVAGTFPYNEASRRVLERAGFELEGTLKARLPARDGTRIDDIQYVRIAEKFR, encoded by the coding sequence ATGACCGGGTCTCGCGCGCCGTTCACGCTCGACGGCGGCACGGTGCGGCTGCGGCCGTGGCGGCTGCGTGACGCCGAGCAACTGCGCGCGGCCTGCGACGATCCGGTGACGGCGCACTTCATGGCGCAGATGCCGACGCCGTACACGATGGAGCACGCCCGGTGGTGGATCACCGAGGGTTCGCCGGAGTCCTGGCAGACCGGCGGGGCGTCCTGGGCGGTGGTCGACCCGGCCACCGACGAGGTGCTGGGCGGGGCCGGGCTGAGCCACCTGCAGCAGGACCGCCGCCAGGCCGAGCTCGGCTACTGGGTCGCGCCGTGGGCGCGCCGCCGGGGCGTGGCCACGGCGGCCACCCGGGCCATCGCCGGCTGGGCCTTCGGCACGCTGGGCATGATCCGCATGGAGCTGTTCACGGCTCCCGACAACGCGGCCAGCCAGCGGGTCGCGCTGGCGGCGGGCTTCACCCGCGAGGGCGTACGCCGGGGCGCGTCCACCCGCCGCGACGGCTCCCACGGCGACTACGTGGCGTTCGTCCGGCTGGCGAGCGACCCGGCCGGTCCGGTGCCGCCCGGCCTGCCCGACTTCCCGGGCGGCGAGCTGACCGACGGGCGGGTGCGGCTGCGCCGGATCGCCGCGGCCGACGCCGAGGACTACTTCGCGCTGGCGCAGCTGCCGGAGGTGGCCCGCAGCAACGTCGGCGGCCCGACCACCCTGGACGGGGTGCGCGAACGCTGCGCCTGCGCCGAGGCCGACTGGCTGGCGGGCAACCGCGCCACCTGCGTCGTCCTGGACGCCGAGAGCGGCGCCTTCGCCGGCGAGATCGGCCTGTACTACCAGGAGCGTTTCCTGCAGCAGGCGATCCTCGGCTACGCGCTGCGCCCGGAGTTCCGCGGCCGGGGCTTCGCCACCAGCGCCGCCCGGCTGCTCAGCGACTGGGCGACGGAGCAGGCGGGCGTGGTGCGCGTGGTCGCCGGCACGTTCCCCTACAACGAGGCGTCGCGGCGGGTGCTGGAGCGGGCCGGGTTCGAGCTGGAGGGGACGCTCAAGGCGCGGCTGCCCGCGCGGGACGGCACCCGGATCGACGACATCCAGTACGTGCGGATCGCCGAGAAGTTCCGCTGA
- the hpf gene encoding ribosome hibernation-promoting factor, HPF/YfiA family — MDIEVKGRNVEVPDHFRVHVADKLQKVERYDQKIIEFDVELIHERNPRQADSCQHIEITCVTRGPVIRATGAASDFYSALDEAVERLDRRLRKAADRRRVHRGRRAPVSVAEATANLALFEPPMGGTATATLARSANGAGGPMDALEDQDQPWHIVREKEFSGEPMTVDDALYQMELVGHDFYLFHDKDSGRPCVVYRRKAYDYGLLTLAW; from the coding sequence GTGGACATCGAGGTCAAGGGTCGTAATGTCGAAGTTCCGGATCATTTCCGGGTTCATGTGGCCGACAAGCTGCAAAAAGTTGAGCGTTACGACCAGAAGATCATTGAATTCGACGTCGAGCTAATCCACGAGCGCAACCCGCGCCAAGCTGATTCCTGCCAGCACATCGAGATCACCTGCGTCACCCGCGGCCCCGTGATCCGCGCCACCGGTGCCGCCAGCGACTTCTACTCCGCACTGGACGAGGCCGTCGAGCGGCTCGACCGCCGCCTGCGCAAGGCCGCTGACCGCCGCCGGGTGCACCGCGGCCGTCGCGCCCCGGTCTCCGTCGCCGAGGCCACCGCGAACCTGGCCCTGTTCGAACCCCCCATGGGCGGCACGGCCACCGCCACGCTCGCGCGCTCCGCCAACGGCGCGGGCGGACCGATGGACGCCCTGGAGGACCAGGACCAGCCGTGGCACATCGTGCGGGAGAAGGAGTTCTCCGGTGAACCGATGACAGTCGACGACGCCCTGTACCAGATGGAGCTGGTCGGGCACGACTTCTACCTGTTCCACGACAAGGACAGCGGCCGGCCCTGTGTCGTCTACCGCCGCAAGGCGTACGACTACGGGCTGCTGACGCTGGCCTGGTGA
- a CDS encoding ComF family protein codes for MPVGALWQALSDLVLPASCAGCGGSGLPLRHEVCAGCARAVESLRAAPTRPDPPPPGLPPCVALGDYDGPLRELILAFKERGRHRLARPLGALLAEAVAATADPRRPLLLLYVPDTAAAARARHGDHMRRLAHAAAERLREAGRQAVVVAPLRALPKADSAHLSSAQRAASAAGAFALRRGAVERARRAAPGSVTVLLDDIVTTGATLAAASVLLESAGMRVDACVALAATRRYLSQRAIWP; via the coding sequence GTGCCGGTCGGTGCGCTCTGGCAGGCGCTGTCCGATCTCGTGCTGCCCGCGTCGTGCGCCGGCTGCGGCGGCTCGGGGCTGCCGCTGCGCCACGAGGTCTGCGCCGGCTGCGCCCGCGCGGTCGAGTCGCTGCGGGCCGCGCCGACCCGCCCCGATCCGCCCCCGCCCGGCCTGCCCCCGTGCGTGGCGCTGGGCGACTACGACGGCCCACTGCGGGAGCTGATCCTCGCCTTCAAGGAGCGGGGCCGGCACCGGCTGGCCCGTCCCCTGGGTGCGCTGCTCGCCGAGGCGGTCGCGGCCACGGCGGACCCGCGGCGGCCGCTGCTGCTGCTCTACGTGCCGGACACGGCCGCGGCGGCCCGCGCCCGGCACGGCGACCACATGCGCCGGCTGGCCCACGCCGCGGCGGAGCGGCTGCGGGAGGCCGGTCGGCAGGCCGTCGTCGTCGCCCCGCTGCGGGCGCTGCCGAAAGCCGACTCGGCGCACCTGTCGTCGGCGCAGCGGGCGGCGAGCGCGGCGGGCGCCTTCGCGCTGCGGCGCGGGGCGGTGGAGCGGGCCCGGCGCGCCGCGCCCGGGTCCGTGACGGTGCTGCTGGACGACATCGTGACCACCGGTGCGACGCTGGCGGCCGCGTCGGTGCTGCTGGAGAGCGCAGGGATGCGCGTCGATGCGTGCGTGGCGCTGGCCGCGACACGCCGGTACCTGTCACAACGCGCAATATGGCCGTAA